The DNA segment AATGGGAATTGAACCGGAAAGATGTTTCCCAGTTGGTACTTCGTAAATACAACAACCCACAACTGTCTCTGTGGGTCCATATTCATTAACCAGCTTTGTTTCTGGCGCAAATTTTTGCCAGAAAGCAATGTTTTCTGCTAACAGGTTCTCACCACCAATGATGAATGATCTGGTTCGATTTGCTGCTTCTTTTGGTGCTATTTGCTGATTAAGCAAATCTAGGTGAGCAGGTGTAATTTTAACTAAGCTTAAATTGGAGTGATGACGAAGAGAATTACTCAGAGTCTCAAGTCCTTGATCCTCAGGGAGAATTTCTACTTGATTACCTACTAACAACGGTGAGAAGAGACTGGTAATTGTTAGGTCAAATCCTAGAGGAGAATGAAGGATTGTTCCTGTTCCTTGTTTAACCCCATAAGCCTGGATACACCAGCTGAGGTAGTTAACCAATCCTTGGTGGGGAATTAACGTACCTTTGGGTTTGCCAGTAGAACCAGAGGTATAGATGACATAAGCTAGATGAAGAGCATTTGTTTTACTGACTGTGTTATGTGTCTGCTGTTGGTTGTTTGCTTTCCAATCTGTATCTAGGCAAATGACTTTAATACCATCTGTGGCGAAATTTTGTGCTAAATGTTGCTGAGTCAGGAGTATAGGTGTTTGAGTATCTGCTAAAATAAAATTTTTGCGTTCAAGAGGATAATCAGGATCAATTGGCACATAAGCCCCACCCGCTTTCAGAATACCCAATAGTCCTACAACCATCTCAAGTGAGCGTTCTACACATATACCTACCAATACATCCGCTCCCACTCCCAATGACTGTAAGTAATGCGCCAACTGGTTGGCACTAATATTCAATTCACTATAAGTCAGTTGTTGATTTTCATACACCACTGCTACTGCATCTGGGGTCTGCTCTACCTGCTCTTCAAACAACTGATGGATACATTTATCCTGGGGATAGTCTTGGAATGTATCATTCCACTCCACTAATAATTGATTACGCTCGGCTTGACTCAACAATGGTAATTCAGAAATTCGTGATCCAGGATTTGCTACTATTGCTTTGAGTAAAGTTTCAAAATGTTGGGCTATTCGAGTAATTGTGGCCGCATCAAATAAATCGCTATTATAAGACCAAACACCCTCAAGACCACCTGAACTTTCCAAGTAGTTCACTTCCAAGTCAAACCTAGCTTTGACATCAAGCGGTAAGGGTATACTCTGAATAGTTAAACCTGGCAAATTAGAAGAGGACTGTGGGCTATTCTGGAGGGCAAATACCACTTGCACCAGGGGATTACGACTCAAATCTCTGACTGGCTGTAATTTTTCAACCAACATCTCAAATGGCAAGTCTTGGTGAGCATAAGCTGACAAGGTGGTTTGCCGCATTTGTGCTTGAAACTCTCGAAAGCTGGGGTTTCCAGAGAGATCGCCCCTTAATACGAGGGTATTAGCAAAGAACCCCATTAGCTGCTCAAACGCTAGGTTGTTGCGGTTGGCGATGGGAGAGCCAACAACAAGGTCTAACTGACCACTATAACGAGAAATTAATACCAAAAAAGCTGCCAGCAAGGTCATAAACAGCGTTGCATCTGACTCCTGGCTCAAGTGCTTGAGGCGTTGCGTAAGGTCGCGATCTAGTTTAAAAGACTCAACTCCTCCTTGGAAAGTCTGAACTGGGGAACGTTGTCTATCAGCAGGCAGTTCTAGTACAGGAGGGACACCCGCTAAATGTTGCTGCCAGTAGTTGATTTGCCGATCAAGGAGAACG comes from the Nodularia sp. NIES-3585 genome and includes:
- a CDS encoding condensation domain-containing protein, yielding MNNSTFEFFCQLRNLNINLETDGDRLRCHAPEGVLTPALSQEIAKRKKELILLLQEAKQVQEAKQVKASDKFSIQPVPRDGKLPLSFAQQRLWFVQQISPDSTAYNMLEALRLEGALNIVALEQSLSELIRRHEVLRTTFPTVEGNPIQLIAPPTALTLPIHNLQGLSTEEQTKQIRQMAIAQASKPFDLAAEPLVQFTLLQLSSDEYVLLLKMHHIIYDGWSLNIFFRELSQLYEAFTQGLPYPLAELPIQYADFAVWQRKWLSGVLLDRQINYWQQHLAGVPPVLELPADRQRSPVQTFQGGVESFKLDRDLTQRLKHLSQESDATLFMTLLAAFLVLISRYSGQLDLVVGSPIANRNNLAFEQLMGFFANTLVLRGDLSGNPSFREFQAQMRQTTLSAYAHQDLPFEMLVEKLQPVRDLSRNPLVQVVFALQNSPQSSSNLPGLTIQSIPLPLDVKARFDLEVNYLESSGGLEGVWSYNSDLFDAATITRIAQHFETLLKAIVANPGSRISELPLLSQAERNQLLVEWNDTFQDYPQDKCIHQLFEEQVEQTPDAVAVVYENQQLTYSELNISANQLAHYLQSLGVGADVLVGICVERSLEMVVGLLGILKAGGAYVPIDPDYPLERKNFILADTQTPILLTQQHLAQNFATDGIKVICLDTDWKANNQQQTHNTVSKTNALHLAYVIYTSGSTGKPKGTLIPHQGLVNYLSWCIQAYGVKQGTGTILHSPLGFDLTITSLFSPLLVGNQVEILPEDQGLETLSNSLRHHSNLSLVKITPAHLDLLNQQIAPKEAANRTRSFIIGGENLLAENIAFWQKFAPETKLVNEYGPTETVVGCCIYEVPTGKHLSGSIPI